A window of Sus scrofa isolate TJ Tabasco breed Duroc chromosome 15, Sscrofa11.1, whole genome shotgun sequence genomic DNA:
CCGCTGGCCCCGGCACCAGCTGCCTTGCCATGTGGGGTTCTGGGGAGTCATCAAGGGTGACCTTCCTCCAAAGGGAATCTAAGGCTAGAGAGGGGAGGACGCCCAGCCTCCCCGTGGGGGAAAGAGTGTGTAATCAGATTCAGTGGGCACAGCTCAGCCACTGCTTTACCCTGGTTTGTAGCCACCGCCCGCGGTGTAAGTACCCCACAAAGACTGATGCTAAGCGATTTATTCCTTCCGGGGCTCAGCTCCCCCATGTATAAAATGAGCATAATGATGAATCCTCACCTGCCTAGAGACAACAGGGTAGTTGGAAGGATTCGATGTTTAGCTCCTTCTCCTGCCCGTGAGCAGCAGTCACTAATGTTAGCTGGTGACTGAGGGGCAGCTCAGACGCAACACACTGGCACCTCCACGCCAACCACCTTCTTACTGAAGAGCCACAAGCACAAGGAGGGCTGCCTGGGTCTATACTTCTTCAAAGAACACTCAGGGGTTTCCAGATCTTTGGTGATTCTCTACGCTCCCAGCCTAGTGGAGCAGGGAGAAGATGGAGATTGTTTAGCCTGGTGTCATAGGGTTACCGCCTGTCCTAGTTCATTCGGGTGTCTGGTGAGGCCCCTGCCTCCTGGTTCACAGACAACAATCTTCTCActgcatttctctctttcttctttccttttccttccttccttccttccttccttcctttttctttctttctttctttctttctttctttctttctttctttcgtgtgtgtgtctttttagggcatatacctgcggcatatggaagttcccaggcttggggtcgaatcagagctgtagccgcaggaacaccagatctgagccgcatccgcgacctacagctcacggctatgctggatccttaacccattgcacaaggccagggatcaaacttgcatcctcatggatgctggtcagattcgttaaccactgagccttgacgggaactccctcattgcaTTTCTCATGGAGGAGGTGGCCAGAAACCTCAGTGTGGTCCCTTCTAGAAGCGCACAAATCCCATtcctgagggctccaccctcatgacctaatcaagTCCCCAAATCCCCAGCTCCAAACACTATTACATTGGGAATTagctttcaacatttttttttttggtctttttttggggccacaccagtggcatatggaagttcccaggctaggggttgaattggagctgcggctgccacgGCTGgcacacaacagccacagccacaccagttccgagccgtgtctgtggcaacgccgtatccttagcccactgagctaagtgggatcgaaccctggtcctcatggatacccatcAGTTTCCTTGCTAgagagccaccatgggaactcctccacatataaatttgggggtgAGACACGAACCTTCCGTCTCTAGCTCCTCATGACCAAAGACAGTCAGGGTTAGGAGCAGCCCAGGCCCTCATCCTTCACGTGTTCTGACTCACCATTGCTGTGAAACTGACTCTCTGCAGAAAGACGGGCCAACTCAGTCACCAGTGTGGACAGAGAGGTATTGTGAGTGTGTTATAATGAACACCTGCATCCGTCTTCTTTCATCAGCTCACAGCCATGATGTTTCCTTACCGTCACCTGCCCCTGGGTACACACACCCTCCATGCTTTCCCCAGACGTCTGCCTTTCTCTCCTTAAACACCTGCAAACTTGGCTACGAAAAGTCCCATAGACTCAGCCCACAAGGGCAGCTGCTCCGGAGGCTCAGGACCCTTGCTCTGCAGGTGCCTGTGACATCATCAGCTTCAACAGCCCCCTGTGACCTCACCACCTGGACGACTCCGCCCAGCAGGGCCGTGGCCACTCCTTCAATTGGCACAAGTGACAGAGGGCCTAGATGACCTCTGTGCCTTTGGGAGAGGCCAGAGCCGCCAGCATCCCCACACATGGTGAGAGCAGGGCAGCAGACATCCCAGCAGTGGGGTCCCGAAGTCAGGTCCCCCTCCTTGCAGATGTCCCAGTGTCAGCTGACCAGCGGGATGTAGACCAGGCCTCTGTCCAGCCAGCCACCTTGGAGGCCGTGTCAGAGTCTGGGGACAAGGACAAGCATGAAGCTGCCGCAGgatctgcccaggagcccacggAGGTCCTGCTTGCTTACTTGGCCCCAGATGTGCTGCAAACATCCAGGGGCCTCCAGAACCTGCTGCAGGACGGGCCGCTGCAAGATGCAAGGATGACCCAGAGTCCTAAGAGTCTCCAACACACCTCCCcgactgaggaggaggaggagacaccgCAAACAGCGGGCATCTCAGACATGGAGCCGGAACCAGCCTCATCTCTCCCAAGTGTTCAGGTGCAGCCCTCCCAAAATGCGGAGGCGCCGCCTGTCGTGAGCGCTGCAGACGCCAATGGCCAGCTTGATACTCTGGCCACTGGCTCCACTGAAGCTGTTGAGGAGAAACCTGAGGGTCCAGAGGCCTTGGACCCTGACACAGACACCGCACCATCGGCCCCCGCCTTGCCTGGCTGCCGACAGGTGGCCCTGGGGAGGAGGCGCCTGGACTTCATGGCCAGAGAGGACAACAGCTACATGCGCTCCGTGACCAGCTTGCTGGGCGGGGGCGAGGGGCCCATCAGCTCCCTGGCAGACATCCTGGTGTGGTCTGAGACCACCATGGGCATGACCAGGGGCATCCTGGCCTCTGGCCACGGCTCCGTGACAGACCTGCTGCGCAGCACGGGGCCCCGCCTGCACCCCGCCTCCAGCATCCTGGGGAGCCCCAGCCCCGCCTTCTCCTCCGGGCTGGTGGTGGGGACCAGCTCGGCCCTGCGCTCCATCACCCACATGCTGGAACTGGCGGAGCGCAGGACCATGGAGGGCATCCGCTTGGCCGTGCGCTACCTGACCAGCCACCTCACCTCTCGCCAGGCCCACACGGGCCCCAACCTCAACTAGATCTGTACTCAGCAGCCTCCTGAGACCCCTGGGACACTCATGCTCTGTCCTCTTGCCCATGTGCAGCCTGGGAGCTCTCCCCAGACCGGGCAATAAATCACCAGCAAACGTTTATTTTCCAAGTGCCAGCCTCATCCCTTGTCTGTGCAGTGGGCACATGGGAGAAGgacaggagggggctggggtgtTCTGGAAACAGATTGTGTCCCCTGAGGGCTTCTTGGGTTGCCCCATTCAGGGGCTGGAGGCCAAAGTGCAGAGAGAGAAGAGCCCGGGGCAGGCCTGGGAGACCAGGCGTAGGGGGCGCAGACCTGCAGAAACTGATCCTGGCTGGACCTCCAATCAGGTAAGTGCATTTCTGCGCAGGAAGCAAGTCCCAGCCCTTCTCCCTGGCCTGCCGGCTTCGCAGGCTCAGGCCGCCCTGCTAGGCTCTCTGAGAGTGGGGTTGAGAGCACGGGGCCAGACCAACTGGACTCAAACTCCAGCACCACTCCTGGCTATAGGCCAATCCCTGCACCCTCTGAACCTCCAACTCTCATCAGTAGAACAGATAACAAACCCACTCCATGAAGAcgttagcagaaggaagggaaacaaCCCAGGTCCCAACACATGATGTCAGGCACTTAAGAAACTCACACATTTCCGCTGCCATGACTTTTTTCCGCCAGCAGGCTGGGGACACGGTGGGAACAGAGTAGAGTGACCAATCACCCCAGTCTGCCTGGGACTAAGCGACTTCCTGGGATGTGGGACTTTCAGGTTTAAAACCAAGAAAATgggtgttcccttcgtggctcagtgggaacaaacccagttagcatccatgagaatgtgggttcgatccctggcctcactcagtgggttaaggatctggcgttgtcgtgagctatagtataggttgcagatgcggctcggatcttacattatggctcagtgggttaagaaccgacatggtgtccatgaggatgaaggtttgatccctggcctcgatcagtgggttaagaatccctcaTTGCAGCgagcttcagcataggttgcaggtgtgactcagatctggcgtgtttgtggctgtggtgtaggctggcagctgcggctctgattcgacccttagcctgggaacttccatatgccacaggtgtggccctaaaaaaaaaaaagaaagaaaaaaaaaaaagccacgagattttaaataaagtatgCATTTCTGCTTCTCTTAAAAATCCAGGGGCTGGAATTTcggttgtgtctcagtgggttaagaacccgactagtatccttgaagatgtgggtttcatccccagcctccctcagtaggttaagtatccggtgttaccacaagctacggcataggtcacagttgtggctcagacctggcgttgctgtggctggctgctaTGGCTCCAATgggaccaccagcctgggaaattccatatgcccctgccctaaaaaaaaagaccggaaaaacaaaacaaaacaaaacacgcaAGCCGTGGGCTTTATTTCTTCAAGGCAACAAACAGCTGAgctgcccactttttttttttgatctttaaaagatttggagttcccgtcgaggcacaggggttaacgaatccgactaggaaccatgaggttgcgggttcggtccctgcccttgctcagtgggttaaggatccggcgttgccgtgagctgtggtgtaggttgcagacgcggctcggatcccgagttgctgtggctctggcgtaggccggtggctacagctccgattcgacccctagcctgggaacctccatatgctgcgggagcggcccaagaaatagcaaaaagacaaaaaaataaaataaaataaaagatttaattcattacaatatttatttatgtatgtatttttattttatttttttagggccgcacctgcagcacatggaggttcccaggctaggggtcgaatcggagctgtagccaccggccgacatCACACCCACaacaacaggggatccgagctgcatctgtgacctgcagtgcagctcatggcaacatgggatccttaacccacggagtgagaccaggactcgaacctgagttctcatggatactaatcaggttcattaccactgagccacagcgggaactctgacaaatattttttttgaacCAAGTGCCACTATGTGCCAGGACCTGCTCGATAACAGAAACGGCAAAGAAGAATGGAAGATGGAAGTGGTGGAAGCCAAGTTCAACCCAGGTTAGAGGAAGGGATTAGCAGAACTGCCAAGTGCAAGCCTGGCTGGACCCAGGGTTCGACTAGGCCCTCAGGGCTCTGTCTTTCCAGCTCAGCCCCCCTGTGCTGGTTCCATTTTCAAGCAGTCAGGCACCTTCCTGGAAAGAGAGAGGTCCTTGTTTCCACCGGCCCTGGCAGGGGGAGGATGCTGCCGGGCCTGGCCGGGCTCCTATGTTCTCTGCTGAACCAATCACTGAGGCCGTGGGAATGAAACACCTCAGTACCGGGCCTGGCTCTCACGTCCCCCCGCTCCCTCCAGGGTCAGCCCAGAAGTGGGGGTTCCCCTCAGAAAGGCCTGCTGGACCAAAGCCATCTTTCAGAGATGTGTGGCCAGGCATATTTGCCAGCACAATTGTCCATCCCAGAGCAAAGAGGAAGGCTGGGAGCAAGCAGGGAAAGTTGTAAAAATCATGGCCTTTGGTCCAGGTGACCttgaatcctggctcctcctcatactagctgggttcctttcATCTCCGCGTGCTcccgtttccccatctgtaaaataacaaCACACCCAGCACGTCAGGCTgttgtaaggatgaaatgagtCAAGCGCTTACCATGTTGCCTGGCAAATAACGGAGGGCTAAGTGTCAATGCGTGTGATCATTGCAGTGACCGAGGCAGAAGGGTCTGTGAAGCTCCGTGCCAAGGTCGGTCTTTCCCTGCTTGCTCCCAGACTTCCTCCTTGCTGTGGGATGAACAgttgtgttgggagttcctgccgtggtgcagcggaaacgaatccaactaggagccatgaaggtgcaggttcggtccctggcctcgctcagtgggtgaaggatctggcatagccctgagctgtggtgtaggtcacagacacggcttggatctggcgttgctatggctgtggtgtagcccggcagctgtagctctgattggatccctagcctaggaacctccatatgccccaggtgcggccctaaaaagcaaaaaaaaaaaaaaaaaaaaaaaaaaaaaaaaaatcttgctggcAAATACGCCTGGCAATGTGTGGCAGGTGGGATGCCCAGGCCTTCAGGTGCTACGAACCTGGGCCAATGGTCAGGACTGGGCATTCAAGGCGGAGGAGTCCAAGGCAGAGAAAAATAGGTGCACCTCAGCTCTGGCCAGAGTGAGAAAGGAAAGGCCCAGATAGGAGCTTGGAGAAAGCCGGATCTTGCGAGCAAGAGGAAGCAACTCAGCAGACACAGGAGCAACCAGCCAGCAGGAGTCACCCAGCCCGTCACGAGCATGTATGCCACTGTGCTGGATGGGTAAAAATCAAACAACTATTGAACTACAGGGCAGAGGCAGTTAATAGGAACAGAAGGTGGTGTGGAGGCGGGTGGGGAGGAACCAGAATAACGGGGTGGCTGTGGCGGGGGTACTCTTTGGTGTTGAGAATTGAAGCAGGACAAAGTTAGACATTCACTCAATAAAGCCGGCTCTTGGTCACCCCTTCTTACTTATATGTTTGGGTTAACACCTGACAAACCACCAACATTTCTCTGGGATCAACAACCATCTTTTGGGTGTGTGTGCTGCTGCTGAGAGGCTGGCTGGTAAGcagagtttttgtgtgtgtgtgtgtgtgtgtctttttgccttttctagggccgcttctgcggcatacggagattcccaggctaggggtctaatcggagctgtagccaccgccctacaccagagccacagcaatgccagatccgagccgcgtcggcaacctacaccacagctcacagcaactccggatccttaacccactgagcaaggccagggatcgaacccgaaatctcatggttcctagtcggactcgttaaccattgcgccatgacgggagctccatcTTATTAAAGAAACATTTAGTCTGAACGAAGAGCCATGGAATGGGCACAGCATCCTAAGATGTGAGCCCGGCAGGGGCTTGGCTAAGAGAAGGACACTGACACGTCCTGGGAGGTGGCAGAGGACACTGTGGCTTCCACCTCATGGTGTGATGGGCACTTTGAGGTCTCCAATCCCCCTTTAATGAAGGCCGTGTTCCCTTAGCTGCCGGGAGCGTTGTCAGTGGACAGCCTTCAGCACCAGCCCCTCCAGAAAGCCACCTTGCCCAAGATCATGTCCATCCAGATGGCCCGGTCCACTAACTGGTCTACTGAGACCTGCCTGTTCTGGGCCAGCGTGGGACACCTCCAGGGGCAGCGTGCCCATGGGCTGGCCTGGGCGACGTGGGGTCTGCCTCACAGGCCCCATTCCTGATCCAGCCACTCTGGCTTCATTCTCCCAGCTCAGTGCCCGCATCCCAGAGAACCCAACCTGCCAACAAAGGCTGCTATTTCTTCTCCTCTGAGATATGGgggtgtttggggtgggggtggggaggcgctACAAACACGAACAATGGAAAAAGTTCAAAGgtgctttaaaaaagaatctctaggagttcctgtcgtggctcagtggttaatgaacccaactagtgtccatgaggagacaggtttgattcctggccttgctcagagggttgaggatccggcgttgccatggctgtggtgcaggcctgcagcaacagctccgattagacccctagtctggaaacctccatatgccgcgggtgtggctctaaaaagacaaaagacggaaGAAAAAGAATCTCTATTGTATGAGAAGTTAGAAACTTGAGGccacttagaggaaaaaaaaaaatctttgtcgcTGTTTTAACTTGTTTTGTAAGGACAATAGTCTTGTTTAGTCTATGGTCACTTGGCTAACTAGTTAAAGTCAGCAGGTGGCTGCAGTCAAGTTTGTAGGTTTGGCCGGGTGAACAATTCTACCCAGAAATAGTGTCTCCAAAAGAAAGtgatcataggagttccctggtggctcacatcattatcactgctatggctcaggtcactgctgtgccacgggttcgatcccggaccccagaacttccgcatgctctgagtgtggccaaaaaaataagtgatCATAGCTAGGCGAAGTGTGAAGGCAAAGGGAACTCTTAagatcatatttaaatatttaaatgaaaaatgataccCTCTGGTCCTGGATCTTGAGCTTCCAGTCCCTATAATGGCAAGGCGCCCTCTGCTGGCGGGAGGGCACACTGCCCGCCCTCAGGATGGTGGTGGACTTGGGACTTTGAGGAAAGTCGAGGTCAAAAGAAAACAGTCTCTCCACACACAACACTTCTGATACCAAATGTCTGGGTTTTCCACACCAAGCAGTTtgctaccacagctcacgactcAGGGAAACACTTAACTCGCTGTCTCTAGTATATTACAATGGCgattgttttttcagttttttggtctttttgccatttcttgggccgctcccccggcatatggaggttcccaggctaggggtctaattggagagacagttgctggtctacgccacggccacagcaacatcagatccaacccgcatctgcaacctaccccacaactcacaacaacgccagatccttaacccactgagcaaggccagggatcgaacccgccacctcatggttcccagtcggattcattaaccactgagccacgacagaactcccacAATGGCTATtgtaaaggatacagatgaagagGTACATAGGGTGAGGTCTGGAAAGAGCCTGAGCACAGGAGCTTCTTTTGGAGCTGGGATGCATCCTGGCACGTGGATGCATTCGCCAGCCCAGGAGCAAGCTACACCCTTTGTTGAGGAGTTTTATAAgttgcattaggagttcccgtcgtgactcagcagttaacgaacccaactagggtccatgaggattcgggttcgatccctggcctctctcagtgggttggggatccggcgtgatgtagtttgcagactcagctcggatcccagggggctgtggctgtggctgtggccagcagctggggctctgattcaactcctagcgtgggaacttccatatgccacaggtgcagcgcaaaaaaaaaaaaaaaa
This region includes:
- the TEX44 gene encoding testis-expressed protein 44, which translates into the protein MTSVPLGEARAASIPTHGESRAADIPAVGSRSQVPLLADVPVSADQRDVDQASVQPATLEAVSESGDKDKHEAAAGSAQEPTEVLLAYLAPDVLQTSRGLQNLLQDGPLQDARMTQSPKSLQHTSPTEEEEETPQTAGISDMEPEPASSLPSVQVQPSQNAEAPPVVSAADANGQLDTLATGSTEAVEEKPEGPEALDPDTDTAPSAPALPGCRQVALGRRRLDFMAREDNSYMRSVTSLLGGGEGPISSLADILVWSETTMGMTRGILASGHGSVTDLLRSTGPRLHPASSILGSPSPAFSSGLVVGTSSALRSITHMLELAERRTMEGIRLAVRYLTSHLTSRQAHTGPNLN